A window of the Lactuca sativa cultivar Salinas chromosome 5, Lsat_Salinas_v11, whole genome shotgun sequence genome harbors these coding sequences:
- the LOC111892807 gene encoding AT-rich interactive domain-containing protein 1, protein METPLPTQAKNNTLKRHKSVDRFDYINNENLKLAIPIGPRFQAHVPEWTGPPHKKTPHNSLTSSKWLGTVTWSSTETTTEGDVIVIGKGRPESCNCASSGSIMCVKRHIAQKSSELQKDLGPAFHKWKFDQMGESVAKLWKQPEQQKLTHLMKRVPVSKDMDFIKPALECFPLKSKKDIVSYYLNVYVPRRMSVQTRSGCIMVDTDDEEKSKGGPCSKVSRKRARADATPLTSSKLVLTKYLTGRR, encoded by the coding sequence ATGGAGACACCACTACCAACACAAGCGAAGAACAACACTCTAAAACGTCACAAGtcggttgaccggtttgactacATCAACAATGAGAATCTAAAACTTGCAATCCCAATCGGGCCCCGTTTTCAAGCCCATGTACCCGAATGGACCGGCCCACCTCACAAAAAGACCCCCCACAATTCTCTAACCTCTTCAAAATGGTTAGGCACAGTGACATGGTCATCAACCGAAACTACTACAGAAGGTGACGTTATCGTGATTGGGAAAGGAAGACCCGAATCTTGCAATTGTGCATCAAGTGGGTCCATCATGTGTGTAAAGCGCCACATCGCTCAAAAATCATCCGAACTGCAAAAAGATTTGGGACCCGCTTTCCATAAATGGAAGTTTGATCAAATGGGAGAATCTGTAGCCAAGTTATGGAAGCAACCAGAGCAGCAGAAGCTTACACATCTTATGAAAAGAGTGCCAGTTTCAAAAGATATGGATTTTATAAAACCTGCATTGGAATGTTTTCCATTGAAATCCAAGAAAGATATAGTGAGCTATTATTTGAACGTATATGTTCCTAGACGAATGAGTGTGCAAACAAGGTCTGGTTGTATAATGGTAGATACAGATGATGAAGAAAAGTCAAAGGGTGGACCTTGTTCTAAAGTGTCTAGGAAAAGGGCTCGGGCTGATGCTACACCTTTGACCAGCTCTAAACTTGTGTTGACCAAGTATTTGACTGGACGAAGATGA
- the LOC111892811 gene encoding protein NRT1/ PTR FAMILY 8.2: protein MAEIRDASTKVDTEEDIYTKDGTVDYRNNPANKNTTGTWKACPFILGNECCERLAYYGMSTNLLLYFKNNLHQHSATASKNLSNWSGTCYIMPLLGAFLADAYLGRYWTIAIFSIIYVMGMTLLTISASVSGLKPTCISKENCHATDIDIALTFLSLYLVALGTGGIKPCVSSYGADQFDDADEVEKKHKSSFFNWFYFSINIGALIASSLLVWIQDNVGWGWGFGIPAVAMAIAVGSFFSGTRLYRNQKPGGSPLTRICQVIVASWRKRRVNVPEDTSVLYETTDAKSAIVGSRKLDHTKDFSFLDKAAMELQSDHVKESVDPWRLCTVTQVEELKSIIKLLPIWATGIIFSAVYSQMSNLFVLQGSYMDITINNFEIPPASLSIFDTLSVIFWVPIYDRMIVPFARKYTGHKSGITQLQRMGIGLVISIFAMVSAGVLEVIRLGIVRRNNYYDYEHIPMSIFWQVPQYFLIGCAEVFTFIGQLEFFYDQAPDSMRSLCSALSLTTVALGNYLSSLLVTIVMSISTKGGKPGWIPDNLNRGQLQNFFWLLSVLSVLNLGAYLLVAKWYTYKRPLGTLR from the exons ATGGCTGAAATAAGAGATGCATCCACTAAGGTCGATACAGAAGAAGATATATACACTAAAGATGGCACAGTTGATTACAGAAACAATCCTGCTAACAAGAACACCACAGGAACTTGGAAGGCGTGCCCTTTTATTCTTG GAAACGAATGTTGTGAAAGATTGGCATATTATGGAATGAGCACGAATCTTTTGCTTTATTTCAAAAATAACCTTCATCAACATAGTGCGACCGCTTCCAAAAACCTCTCGAATTGGTCCGGAACTTGTTATATCATGCCATTGCTAGGGGCATTTCTGGCAGATGCGTATTTAGGCAGATATTGGACCATTGCCATCTTCTCTATCATATATGTTATG GGAATGACTTTGTTAACAATATCAGCATCAGTTTCGGGACTTAAGCCAACTTGTATCTCAAAAGAGAATTGCCATGCTACCGATATAGACATTGCTTTAACCTTTTTATCATTGTATCTAGTGGCCCTAGGAACTGGGGGGATCAAACCGTGTGTCTCATCCTACGGTGCAGATCAATTTGATGATGCGGATGAGGTTGAAAAGAAGCACAAGAGTTCTTTCTTTAATTGGTtctatttctcaattaatatcgGTGCATTAATTGCATCATCACTTCTTGTTTGGATTCAAGATAATGTGGGTTGGGGTTGGGGGTTTGGGATTCCGGCTGTGGCCATGGCAATTGCGGTTGGGTCGTTCTTTTCCGGTACTCGATTGTACCGGAATCAGAAGCCAGGTGGAAGCCCGTTGACCAGGATTTGTCAGGTCATCGTGGCTTCCTGGAGGAAACGTAGGGTCAACGTGCCTGAGGACACATCGGTTTTGTATGAGACCACCGATGCAAAGTCTGCTATTGTTGGAAGCCGTAAACTTGACCACACCAAAGATTTTAG TTTCTTGGACAAGGCAGCAATGGAGTTGCAGTCGGATCATGTGAAGGAATCCGTAGACCCATGGAGGCTTTGCACGGTGACCCAAGTGGAGGAATTGAAATCCATCATCAAACTGCTTCCGATATGGGCCACAGGTATCATCTTCAGCGCCGTTTACAGTCAAATGAGCAATCTCTTCGTTCTTCAAGGTTCTTACATGGACATCACGATCAACAACTTCGAGATCCCACCAGCATCACTCAGCATATTCGATACCCTCAGTGTAATTTTCTGGGTCCCGATTTACGACCGGATGATTGTACCCTTTGCCCGGAAATACACCGGCCACAAATCAGGAATCACCCAGCTTCAACGAATGGGAATAGGATTAGTAATTTCGATCTTCGCAATGGTATCAGCTGGTGTTTTGGAAGTAATCAGGCTCGGGATTGTGCGCAGAAACAACTATTACGATTACGAACACATACCCATGTCGATTTTCTGGCAGGTTCCGCAGTATTTCTTGATTGGGTGTGCGGAGGTGTTCACATTCATCGGACAATTGGAGTTTTTCTATGATCAAGCGCCTGATTCGATGAGGAGTTTGTGTTCTGCTTTATCGCTCACGACTGTTGCGTTAGGGAATTACTTGAGTTCATTGTTGGTGACGATTGTGATGAGTATTAGTACGAAAGGAGGGAAACCAGGGTGGATACCGGATAATTTGAATCGAGGGCAATTGCAGAATTTCTTCTGGCTTTTGAGTGTTCTAAGTGTGTTGAATCTGGGAGCTTATCTTCTTGTTGCTAAATGGTACACTTACAAGCGGCCATTGGGGACTCTTCGTTAG